A window of Macrotis lagotis isolate mMagLag1 chromosome 1, bilby.v1.9.chrom.fasta, whole genome shotgun sequence genomic DNA:
cctcctaactccagtgctctatccactgtaccacctagctgagacacagaaagggggaaagaaagagatggagagataaGAGACACAGAAGGAggatagagaaagggagagggacagagacGATGAGACAGATCACAGAAGGATTGATGGGAGAGATTCAAAGGGAGAAGatataaaagagagggaagaaggagagtgggagagggagaggaagagaggagagacagattACAGAAAGATGGACAGAGGGAGAATTACAGAGGGAGgagatacagagacacagaggaaggagagagggagagggagagagaggagagacagggaGGAGCAACAGAGATACAGGAAGAGACATAAAGAGAGgatagagagggaggagagacagggagggaggagagacagaTGGAAAAACATCACAGAAAGATTGATAGAGGGAgtagatagagacagagggaggagagggaggagagacagagggagacacagagggagagagggaagagagacagagggagagagagggaggagagacagagggagacacagagggagagagggaagagagacagagggagagagggaggagagacagagggagactgagatggagatggagacagagtcacagagataggagagagggagggaggagaaacagctagacagagacaggaagagacagatacaagagagagagatggagaaattcagaggaggagagaaagagaatgaggaagagaCATCGAGAGGAGACacaaaacagagacagaaacagagagagagagacaaagaaggaagaaagacagaggtagagtcagagagagaggagagataaagagacagagggagagacccGCAGAGATCTAGAGGACACGGAGGAGGGGCTGGAGGCATGAGGGGGAGAGGGGCGGCCAGCGCGGGTCAGAGATGGCTCTGTAGAGAAAGCCCGACGTGCGGGGCAGCCGCAGGGACTCGGTGGCGCGGGAGGGGGTACTTGAGAGACGCCCCCAGCCCCTCTCCCTCGTCCCCCCTTTCCGCGCCCCGCGCACCCTCGGGGTTTGGCGAGCGCAGTAGGTTGCGGTAGAGGGGTCTCCGGACGTAGAGAAGCTTCCAGCTGAGCCCCTCGGGCAGGTTCAGTTGGGTCCCGGGCTCCCCCCACTCGTCTAGCAGCAGCTGGCGGGCCCCTTGTTCCGACGGCCCTGGCGAAAGGGGCTCCCCGAGAATGGAGGCAGGAGATAGGGGGGGCGGGGGCGAGGGAGCCCGTGGGGGGAACTGGGGCGACGGGGGTCGGAGCGGTCCCCTCTGCCCATCAGATCCTCCAGCTGGCCGGCCGACCGCTGCTCCTTCCGTCGAGGGGTCCTCCATCTCTCTGGCCGTGGGTCCGTCCATCTCTGGAGCTTCTTTAGTTGTGGGTTTCCTGAGGGTGCGACCACAGCAGTTTGGTATTTAAGGAGGAGCTACTCTAGGTGGGGAAGGAGCCCGGAGTTCATGTCCCCaacccttccctccccacttagGGACTCAGACCAGTCACCCCACCATATTGAGAACCCAGCCTCCTGAAATCTATGTAGAGGACGTGGGATCCAGTCCACCCAGCCCTACTCATCCCGACCCCTCCCCTCGCAGAAACCTGAAGGAGGCCCCAGgtatcctcccctcccccatctctaaGGTCCCATCTCAGGCCCTTGAACCCCTCTCTCTGACCTTGGTCCTATTTGGGACCAACCCCCCCAATTTTGCCTCCTCCTTGGGGGGTCCAGGCGACCAGCTCCGTGACCTTCTCAGACTTGGAAAGAGGACACTGCCGGCCCCCTCCTTTCTGGGCAATGGGGAAAGAGATGAGCAGGACTAATTAAGGAGGTTAATGTGGGGATTGGGCCCTCCCTAATGAGGTCAATCAGCCTCGTTAACATTCCTAATGGCAGAATTAATAAGGAGCCCACTGACCTCAGAAGATCTGAGAAGTTCTTTAGAGCAGCCCGCCCTACCTGCTGGGTCCCAGGCATCCGGGCTCCAAGCCATTTCCTGCTTTCATCATTAAAACCCAGAAACCAAGGGGTGGCAGCAGGTGaggaattggggaggggggagggaggaggaaggctTGGAAGCCCAGCCCAAAGTCTCCCATCCACCGCAGACATAAACATACAAACCCCACCCAGGGCTGGCCCAGCATCCCGCCCCCTTCCACCAGACAGGTGGAGGTGGAGGGAAGAGTGCCACAGGAAAGGACTCGGATGGGTGGGAACCACATCTATGATGAAATGAGTAAAGTGTGTCTTCATCGGAAGAATCCAGGGCAGGGAGGGGCctgggacagagacagacaccaacagaaagagacagaggcaagGAGACCAAAGGCAAAATGCTCCCTAAGCTCCTCTAAATTCCAGGGCCCTAGAACTCTTCAGGGGATGCCTGAGTCCCAGGATGTGAGTTCGAATTCTACTTTGCATTTTCTTACCTTTATGACCTTGGTCCTATTTCATCACCTCTCTgaacctctgtttcctcctctaaaaCTGAACCAGTTGAACTAGATTGATCTCAAGCTTCTTCCGGTTTTGCAGGAACAACAAATTCATTCAGGTCTTGGTTAAGAGCAAGGCTCTTTCTCCCAAAGTTAAGGTGACTAGTCCTGCTGATAAACCACGTGACCATCAGGCCCAGCTCCCATGGAGATGAGGTTCTGCTCTCAGTGTACTCGGGGAAGACGAGGGGTCTGGGCAAGCCCTGTAAGGGTGTCACCTTACAGGTGTCATGCTCCAGTCCCTCGGAAGACCTGTCTGAGGGGATATGGGTGGGGAGTTCTATGGCCatgagatggggggaggggagctaCTGGATTAAGTGGATAGGACATGAACAAATAGGATCTCATTTTAAACAACaggagaaactgaggaccagagaagagGCACGTGTGCAAAGTTGATTAGAATGAGTTTTCTGACTTCTAATCCGATATTCATTCTACTCATCATCCCAGGGGTGGGGTTCAGCTGACCCTCCATATCATACCCCCCCAACTCCTTGAAACAAGGGTGCCCGCAGTCCAGGGGGGGTGAAGATGATTACAACCTGCAGGGGGCAGCAGAGCCAAGGGAGAAACAGATCCACAGTAGTGGGATGGTGGGGGGGGTAGCAAAGGGAAGAGGCCCAGGGACCCAAGACTAAGAGCTGAGACCTAGCAAATTGGGGCTGATCTTAATCACTGGTTAATTCAGATGAATCCCCTCCCCTCCTGTTAATCATTTTAATGATGATTAATCATTtccaatcagtcagtcaatagtGAAAGCCTAGCCCATGTGCCTTGGTCGGGAAGGCTTGGAGATGGAGGGGGGGCAGCTCATATGGTGGCAAGAGTTTGATCTCCGACCTTGCAAGATGGAAGACCCATCATTATCCCTCCAATCCTCCATCACAACCAGTATCTGTACAACTCTCTGGGCTGTGGGGGTTGTTATGAGACCACCACCCCCCCCTTCCTAGCTGATAGGATACTTTGGCTGCCCTGGACACAAGGGGACCTGACTTGTTCTCCCCAGTGTGACCTCCTATTGCCAGTCCCATTTCACCAGTTCATTAGCTAAGGACATTAACCCAGTTAAAGACCCATCTGAAAAATGTGAGACAAAAAAGATCCATTCACAGACCCTCAAAGCACAGGTAGACCAATGCACGAGTTTTAGGAAgcaactgaggctgagaaaaagGCCGGGCTGGACCACCACACCCAACCATAGGGAGGAGCTGTCCCTGGAGGGCCAGTCCAGCCTGCCTCCACACCAGCTTCGGGATCCAGGCGAGTCAGCTTCcaaactccaggcctggcactagCTTCCTTATTGACAAGGAAGGAAGAGCACTTTGTGTGCTCTCCAGCACTGGGGCCAGGAGGTGGACAGTGAACTCCCACTCCCACACTGGTCATGCCAGCCTAGGACCTCAGAGACCAGCCTAGGACCTCAAAGTAGCATGGGGGCTGATGAATTGCAGGGTTCAGGCCGGAAGTGCCTCCATCTCAGGCCAGGTGACCTCAACTGTCTTCCTTGGAAGTCTGGTATTTGAGACCTCCAGGGAACCATCTGTCGACCCTGGGTCCAGGTCTGTAGTAgctgccccccccacacacacatacacactccaGCGCCCACATCTTCCTGGGACTTTCTTCCTTTCAGGCAATCCTACCAGGCTGCATGTTGGGAAGCACAAAGGAGAGCCAGGACAATGACTGGCTCCCAGCATCCCCTCCCTGTGGCCCACAGTCTGATCCCAGAGACCCACTCTGACAACTTTTCtcagaaatgaaggaaaacattttaattgTAAAACTAACTGGGGGCCCAGGCTTGCAGCATGGCTTCCCAATTCCAGGGCCCCGGCTCCTACAGGATCCCTTTCTGGGGGCCAGGGCCAAAGGATTGTTATGAAATGACAATATaaatagctatttttttaaaaagagtcccATAGGAGCACAGTAGTATTCTCGGCGGAGGCGTCATCAGCCATCAGCAGAGGGAGAGGCAGGCAGAGGCAGTCAAATTCACCAGACATTCCCGATTGTCCTCCCAACTGGCTTGGAGTTGAGAAAAGGAAACCGGTTTGCACACACTTTGTATGTCAACATACTGTCACgccagccacacacacacacaaaagcccCATCACAGACAtgtgcagacacacacacaaaatatggTGACCCAAGAACCATACGCTCTGACAGAGACAAGTCACACAAAAGACACTGCCATGAGATAGAGGGCACAGGGCCTACCCCAAATAGCCCTCCCCCACTGTGTGAGCCCCCAGGAGCTCTCTGGGGGACAAGGGGAGGGACCCCTGGTCTGCAGATTTCCAGTGTCAAGTCAACCAGCCCTTGAATTGAGGCAGAGGCAGGGATAGGGTCTCCATTCCAAAAAGAGACCCTTGATGCCCTTGCTCccaaaagttatttaaaaatatcaaaaagtgAAAACTGAAACTCAGTAGTTGAGTTCCCCAGAAGGATCTGAAGGAGCCACGGAGTGACCCAGGCCCAGTCCATCCAGTGAGACATCCACCTGCCAGGAGGCATCGCACAGGTGTGAGAGGGGAGGCCAGGGCCAGGTCACCCCAGGATTCTCTCCCCTGCTTCAGGTGGCAAGGAGTCCATTGTCTTCCAGGCTGGGGACACTCCCTCTGAGGCGCTTCTTTGGTTAGGGGAAGGGCCAAGGGTGGTCCAGTCTCATCTCATGCGATTTTGGCGCATGAGGGGCACGATGCTGGCTGGGGGGCCTGCTTTGCCCAGGAAGGGGTGCTTCAACAGTTCACTGGCTGTGGCTCTCTGCGCTGGGTCCCGCACCAGCAGGCGATCCAGGAAGCCCTTCAGTGAGGGGGAAACCTGCAGGGTCAGGAAAGAGAGGGGGCAGGACTGAGGACGGGTCCAGGATGGCTCCCAGGCCAGGGTCTGGGCCCACAGGGCTCCACCTTCTACCCCTGCTAAGGACTGCACccacctctctcctctccttagGGCCCATCTGTCCACTGAGCTTTCTCCATTCCCAAGGAACATTACTATTTCTAACAACCCCTGGTGGGAGTTGGGATGTCAACCCAGGCCACTCACCTTGTGGAGGTTTTTCAGCTTAGGGGGCAGGTTGTCCCGGATCATCTTCATGGCCTTCAAAGGTGGCTCATTGAAATATGGGGGCTCCCCATCTACCATCTCAATGACCATCACACCTAAGGACCATATGTCCACCTGAGGAGAAGAGCAAATATGCTTTGGCCTCAGCAGGGAGGACATGGAGACAGACTGCCCtgttctttcctcctccctgatcagcagacccccccccccaatcctacTCCATGCCAGAGACCAGTCTCTAGGCAGCCTCCCCACATCTCTACCCTACAGGGCCCTCCTCCCACATCCTGGAGCTCCCTTCCCTAAGGACCACAGAGAGCTGAGTGGCTAGCCTGGCTCTGCACAGGAAGTAGGGGGACAGGGGTAGGGATGAAGAATCACATGTCCTGGTCTCACCTCAGGCCCATAGGGCAGGCGGGAAATGAGCTCGGGAGCCATCCAGTATGGGGTGCCCACCAGGGACTTCCTTCTGGGCACCTCCTTGTTCACCTGAGCACAGAAGCCAAAGTCAGAGAGCTTCACCTGAGGGTTGGAACAGGATGGAGAAGAAGAGACACGAGTTAGACAGGAGGCAGCTGCCAGACCCAAGGAGGAGAGCTAACCTCCCTCCTCTGACTGACACACCACGGGAACCACACATATCCTCATCACCATTTCACAGTGGCTTGTTGAGGGCCCTGGGCCTCCAAGAAGCCCAGAAGGACCCTGGATTTGCTCAAAGGACCTACAATGGGGCCGTGATCTGGTCTGGCCCCTTAAGGTGCCCCTTTCATACCCGCCCATCGTGGGTCAGCAGGATTGAGTCACTCTTGATGTCTCGGTGAATCACGCCCTGGGCATGGAGCACAGACAGCGCCTTCAGGACAGCCAGGCAGACGGCCGCGATCTGCTCCTCATTCATCCTGTAGCAACAGAGACCAGCCTGAGGGGGAGGCCACCCCTCATTCCCCAAAGTCCCCTGAGGGATTGGGCAGGCATGGATGGACCAAGGATGAAAGGCTGGGGTGGCAGAGGCTCTGTAAGGCCAGAAAGTAGCCCCATCTCCCACAATACCTGGTGTGGGTGACAATGTCTGTGAGGGCTCCCCCTTCCAGGAATTCCATGACCACCCAGAGCTCATCACCAACCAGGTAGCTGTTGTACATCTCGACCACGTTCTCGTGCTGGTAGTCCCGCATGATAACCACCTGTAGGGAATCAGGGTCAGGGGGATTGGGGGAATGGATGAAATGGGGACCACCTGCCAGTCTGCTCTGGAGGGGTCAGAAAGCAGGAAGATTCATGCATATCCAGAGAGAACTCAGACCTGGGGTGCTCAGCAACAAGAGTCTGAGAGGGGGGCCCATCAGTAAGGCCTGGCTGAAAGTCTGGGAATgagacagcccccccccccacgggCCTTGAAGCAGAACAAGTCTGGAGAGAGcttggggggggagaagaatcAAGGTGGGCCTTCAAGGCCATAGGAAGGTACCCAGATTTAGTCTCTACTGAAGTCTCCACTTGGGGTTGCCCTACAAAGCCCCTCCCTCCCTATTTCCCACCTCATTGAAGAGCAGCTCTCGTCGCTGCTGTTTCCGAAGGTCCATCTTCTTCACAGCAACCAGTTTGCCACTGCTTCGTACTGTGGCGATGCACACGATGCCTGTGGAACCTTCACCAATCTTGATGAAGTTGTCCAGGTAGGTGCGGGGATCACCAGGGTCCACCACAAGCTGCAGTGCAGCTCGAAACTGTTCATGGGATACCCTCTGGGGCTCCCTTTGGGGTGAACGGGGTCCTGATGGGGGCACGGCGGGCTGGGCTGCAGCAGGGGGGAGGACACGAGGTACCAGCTGGGGTTCTGAAGCATGTGGGCTCAGGGTACCTGGGGTAGGGGTAGGCTCTGGGCCCCGGGCGGCACGGGGCAACAGCTTGGAggaggagtggggagggaggcCTCCGGTGGAGGGACCATTAGGGGCAGGATTATGGGGCTCTCCctgaaacagaaaagagaaagaggcacTGGGTCAGCAGCCAGCCCCCCCAGCCCCTCTGAGCACAGAGCAGTGGAAGGGAGTCATCCTCTGGGCCCCCATCTCCCTGGCTGATGGTGGACAAACAGATGAgagatggaggggaggggagcgCCGGAGCAGGGGAAGCTGGAGCCAGTGGCAGCTCCTCGAGCTTGGGGCCTCCCGATCTTCTACTCTGCAGAGGGAGTGGGCAGTAGGGAGTGAGAAGGAGGGGAAGTGTGGAGCTGGTTGAGGTGGTTACCTGGGGCCCTGTACCCCGTGGGGGGTGGTCCGAGTCAGCACGCGGGTATGTGTTAAACGGCCTTCCGGCCGATGACTTCGCCCCACCTCCTGAGCCTGGGGGCCGTGGGGTCCGCACTTCAGGCCCCGACAGGGGTCGTTTGTCCCGGGGTGGCTGGGGGCTCCCTGGCTGGCCTGAAGCTCCCTCCCCTGATGACTTGGGCCTCTTCTCCATCCCTTCCCGCTTTGCCTCGCTGCCACCACTGTGGTCCCTGCGCCCAGTGACTCGAATCCGGCCCTCTGCAGGACCCCTGCTCCCAGACTCTGGGTGTCCCTTCTCCTGGGCCCAGGCACGACCCCCCAGCCCCTCGGCTTCAGCCAGCCCGTTCTCTTGATGAGGAGCATGGTGTGTGGCTGGAGGACCCAGCTGGGGCGGGGGAGGGCTCTCCCGACGAAGGGAGTTGGAGCGGGTCACAGACATGTTCTCAAACTCATCCAACAGCAGCGTGAGGGCCCCATCCTTCGAGCCCTTGCTCCCCCGAACGATGGTCTTGGGGTTCGTCAGCAGGAAGGGGCAGGACGTGGAGGAGGAGGTAGGAGAAGCGTGCATCCGACATGGGAAGTGACACAATGGAACCACATGTGTGTTCACAGAGACAACACAGAAACGGAGAATGAGATGTCACATGGCAATGACACGGGCACCCCTGGCAGGGAAAACTGCCCCCAAaggccccccccaccccacagccTGGGGAGGCTCCATCTTCTCCCTATGAAATGAGGGCTGTGTAGTTCCCagactcccctcccccccttcctgggggggggggagaatagggaaggaagagggcGCTGAGGGAGTTGGGAGATGAAAGGAGGTTCTAGAAGGTTAACACCAAGGATAACCACTGGGCTGGATAGCCACTCCCAAACTCCAACAACCCCGGGTCCCAAGGATGTGTGGGCCTGAGGCTGAGGCAGGGCCAGCCCAGGGAGAGTCCACTCCTATCCTATCATGTGACTGAACCGGTTGGGCAGGACTTGTGGCACCCTGGGTAAGGCTCCGGCTGGTGGGAGGAGGGGCGGGGGTGGCCCTTAGGGCGGGGCCAGCTCTGACCTGGGCTGGGCTGCCATTTTCTCCCCCTCTACATCCCCTGGGGCTGATTTTCAGGCAGGGGAAGGAGTAGGGGAAGGTCACAGAGAGGAACAACAGAAGTGTAGCTGGAGGGCAGGGCCTCAGTAGTGACAGCCTGGGTTTGGAGTCTGCCCCACCACTCCAGGTGCCTCAGTTTGCACCGGGGTCAGAAGACAAGGATTACGAAGAGCTGGGCCAATCTTCTAATTCTCAGTCCTGCCAGGACCCGGCCTTAGACAAGCCTGGCCAAAGGAAGGCCCAGGAGTCAAGAGTGAGAGCTAGCAGGGCTGGTGTTGGGGGACATCACATGGGAGGCCTGACATGTGTGAAAGGTCATGGTTAGGATGGGAGGATGAGGATTTGGGATGCTCCCTTACCTTATGGGCCCCATGCTGGATGGCAGTGATGCAGGCGGGGTCGATGAGGGGCTTGGGCCGCCGGGCCGACTCCTCAATGAGCCCCTGCCACTGCCGAGGGAGCCCCGTGAACTTCTGCTCCTGCTCATCAAAACCCGTGTGGACACGATGTTCAAAGTTGGACGGGGCCGAGATCTCCAGCCTCTTCTTCTTCTTGCCAAACATGGTGGTGGGTTGTGGTCACCTCGTCCCAGCTACCAGGTCTGTGAGCACAGAAGGGAAGGGATAGTCACCGAGGTGCCCCGAAAACTCCTCAGACTCAGGAGATCGAGGCCAAGCCTCCCTTTCCAAAGGCCTTGACTATCTCTTCTAAGCCCAGCTCCATTCTACGGTTGAGGAGTCTGGGAACAAGAGGGGGATACTCCTGGCAGGGGAGTCATTAAGTGGGGGCTCTTCCCACGATCTCACATATTAAGAGACCCACAGAGTGGGAAGGAGAAGGAGCATTCAGGCTGGGCTGGGGCGGGGAGCAGGTGGCTGGCCttcctgcctcccccccccacatGTGAGCATCCACGGGCCCTTCTGGAATGTAGTCCATGTGTGTTGGTACATGTGAGGGGGGTGTCCACGGACATCCACATGACTGCATGGTTGTCAAGACCCAGGCAAAGTGGCGGCCTTCTCCTTCGCCCCAATCCAGGCTTTTCTAAGGCCCTCTCTGATCCCAGGCTCACCAGGCAGTGCCCAACGTGGCCCCCAGTGGCAGCTCCATCCTGGGGAACCGGTTTGGCTGTGGAAGCCGTTGGGGGTGGGGCGGGCCGGCCCAAGCTAGGGAAGGGAGGCCGACTAAGTGCCAGCCTGTCCTGGTCAGTGAGCAGGGGGTGTCAGTGGGCAGAGGGGGGCCTCCTCTCCCACTCTTTTTGTTCTAGGGCACAGCCACCAGTCACCTCACTCCCCAGAAAAGAGATTTCAAAGCATTTTGCTATGACTTTTACTGCAGCTGAGCCCATGTCCCTAGGGCATGAGAATGAGGGCCTTGCTTGGAGagggagataaaaaggaaaaccaGTTTGTTATGGCAAAGGCAGATCTAGGGGAGCACTTCCTGAAGGGGCAGGAGGCAGCGAACACAGAAGGCAGAATGGGTTTAAGGGGGGGGGGCACCTCTGCTGGGTGGGAAATCATGTGGCCAGCTTCCACGTCCTCCTGGGGTCTGGCTGGGCACTCCCTGCTCAGGCCAGGCCAGTGAAAGTTCCAATAAACACAACGCCACGTGGGAGCCTAGCCTGCCAACTTATCTGCCTCCCACCAGCCagttcccttcccctttcttctcttccccttcttggCCCACCCCACTGTCACTGGGGGGTCTGGTAGGAAGTCACACCTCCGGATATTTGTCTTAGACCCCCCCCATCAGCAGCTGGACAGATGGACACATAAACAGAGGAACTGAATGGGTGGAGCATATTTACAGAAGCCTGTGGTAGCCCCCAACCTGTCCCCAGAGACTAGTTCTATTCCCAGGTCACCCCCACGGCACTGCCCTTGAGCCTCCAGACTGTTCCTGGCCTTGGGGATACCAGCTATGACTCCCCATGTGTCCCCAGACTCCCACCTGCCAGTCCTAGGGCCCTCATCTCAGCTCTAAGATGCCTATCTGGACCCTGTCTCCCCCAGATCGCAAGATCCTTTGAGCAGTGAGGTTGCTGTAGGAAAGCTCAAGAGGTCCGGCTGTGCGCCTGTGTATCCTGGGTGTTCCCAAACCAGAGTCCAGGAGTGTCAGCTCCCACCCGAAGGCAGACATCAGGGTCAGTCAaggtttcccttcccttcccttcccatcccaggGCCCCTCCCCCACCTAGTCCCCAACCTTCAGGCCTTATCAGCAACTCTGCCAGGCCCCTAACACAAACAAGAGGGAGGAAGAGCCTAGAAAAGCAGAGGTGGGAGAGCAggagaggagcaggaggaggCTGGGTTTCCATTCCTCCAGAAGGCTCTAGAAGGCTCCAGAGAATCAGCAAGAGAAGTGTTCCCAGGAAATAGGAGGCCCTGGACAAGAAGTCCAAGGAAACTTGCCTAGAGGAAAACCATCCTCCATGCCAAGTGTGCGCCAGGGAGAGAGGAGGCCCAGGGGCAGAGTAGGAGCTGGGGGCACCCCACTACTCTCCTCAGAGAACTCTGGTGAGGGACTCCCTACTGGGGTCTGGTGGCCTAGGCCAGGCCCAGGGTTATGAGGCCCCACACAAGGCCTGTCATATTCAGGAGATGCTTAGCAAAGTTTTGTTATCTGTACGGAGGAATGTGAATCTGAGTGTGCCCCCCAAGCTCAGTCT
This region includes:
- the PAK4 gene encoding serine/threonine-protein kinase PAK 4, which produces MFGKKKKRLEISAPSNFEHRVHTGFDEQEQKFTGLPRQWQGLIEESARRPKPLIDPACITAIQHGAHKTIVRGSKGSKDGALTLLLDEFENMSVTRSNSLRRESPPPPQLGPPATHHAPHQENGLAEAEGLGGRAWAQEKGHPESGSRGPAEGRIRVTGRRDHSGGSEAKREGMEKRPKSSGEGASGQPGSPQPPRDKRPLSGPEVRTPRPPGSGGGAKSSAGRPFNTYPRADSDHPPRGTGPQGEPHNPAPNGPSTGGLPPHSSSKLLPRAARGPEPTPTPGTLSPHASEPQLVPRVLPPAAAQPAVPPSGPRSPQREPQRVSHEQFRAALQLVVDPGDPRTYLDNFIKIGEGSTGIVCIATVRSSGKLVAVKKMDLRKQQRRELLFNEVVIMRDYQHENVVEMYNSYLVGDELWVVMEFLEGGALTDIVTHTRMNEEQIAAVCLAVLKALSVLHAQGVIHRDIKSDSILLTHDGRVKLSDFGFCAQVNKEVPRRKSLVGTPYWMAPELISRLPYGPEVDIWSLGVMVIEMVDGEPPYFNEPPLKAMKMIRDNLPPKLKNLHKVSPSLKGFLDRLLVRDPAQRATASELLKHPFLGKAGPPASIVPLMRQNRMR
- the NCCRP1 gene encoding F-box only protein 50 isoform X1 encodes the protein MKTHFTHFIIDVVPTHPSPFLWHSSLHLHLSGGRGRDAGPALGGVCMFMSAVDGRLWAGLPSLPPPSPLPNSSPAATPWFLGFNDESRKWLGARMPGTQQVGRAALKNFSDLLRKPTTKEAPEMDGPTAREMEDPSTEGAAVGRPAGGSDGQRGPLRPPSPQFPPRAPSPPPPLSPASILGEPLSPGPSEQGARQLLLDEWGEPGTQLNLPEGLSWKLLYVRRPLYRNLLRSPNPEGINIYEPPPPCGPAQPLETLGNFSGWQISTEKLLPSFSWTVKQQCVDLLAEGLWEELLDDEQPAITVMDWFEDSRLDVCVYELHVWLLAADRRTVIRQYHVAPRPSPRGPGGQWCQVSHVFKNYGPGVRFIHFLHKAKNRVGSNGFRRTRVTDSSVSLQLQN